The following is a genomic window from Spirosoma agri.
CGCAAAGAGAGTAATCAAGTTGATGGAGAGGCCAAATCCCTGAATCACGAAAAACGCACCGATCAGAGATACCGGAACCGCGAGGATCGGTATGAGCGTCGAACGCCAGTCGCCCAGGAATATGAACACAACCAGGGCAACCAGTAAGAATGCATCCCGCAGCGTATCGATTACTTGCTCGATCGACGCATCCAGGAAGTTGGATACGTCATAGCTGATTTTGTAATCCACACCCGGCGGGAAGGATTCTTTCATCACGTCGAGCTTCTTTTTTACCTGCTCGATAACGTCACTGGCATTACTGCCATAGTTCTGGCGCAACACGATAGCGGCCGACGGGTGACCATCCAGGTTCGAATAGATATCGAAAAATTCACTACCCAACTCAACGCGGGCTATATCGCGTAAGTGGATGCTTTCGCCCGCTGAGTTGGCCCGAATAATAATGCCTTCATACTCTTTCGGTTCACTATACCGGCCTTTATACGTAAGTACATATTCCAGCGACTGGGCCGCAATACCGGAACTTTGCCCGATCCGGCCCGGACGACCGATAATACTTTGCTCACCCACGGCCTTCATCACTTCATCTACGGAGACGTTGTAGGCCCGCATCCGTTCGGGGTTCAACCAGAGACGCATCGCATAGCGCCGGCTACCCAGAATCTGGGCTCTGGCAATCCCCGGCGTCCGCTGGATTTCGGGGATCATTTTAACGGTGGCGTAGTTGAACAGGAATTTTTCGTCAATGCTCTTTTCCTTAGAGTAGAGGTTGACGTACATCAACATACTGGGCTGAACGGGCGAAATGATAACCCCCTCGCGCTGAACCAGTTCAGGCAAAAGTGGCATCACCTGATCCACCCTTGTTTTCACCCTGATAACGGCAACGTTGGGGTCTGTTCCCGGTTCAAAAATAATCCGGAGGGTTGCTTCCCCCGCACTGGTTGCATCAGTCGCGATATAACGCATATCCTGGACACCGTTGATGGCCTGTTCCAGGGTAATGAGCGTAGATTTGACCAGTACGTCGGCACTGGCGCCGGGATAAGCAATGAAGATATTGACCGTGGTAGGGGCAATATCGGGGAATTGCGAGATAGGTAACTTCGTAATAGCCAGTATGCCGATAAAGACGATCATGATCGAGATCACGATCGCAAATACGGGCCGGCGGATGAATTTACTAAACATATCTTCTGGATTTTAGCGTGTCTGATTACTCGGCATACAAACTTAGATTGGCGATAACAGACGCTGGCTGTACGAATTTGTACTGTATTTTTTCGTTTTCTTTCACCTGCCGTAAGCCTTCCAGAAGGATCTTATCATCTTGATTCAGCCCGGAGCGAACAACAAAAATGTGCGGCATTTCGGCGGCTATCGTGATTTCCCGCGACCGCACTTTGCTGTCTTTATCGATCACGTACACGTACTTCTTTTCCAGCACTTCGAACGTGGCTTTCTGCGGGATGATCAGGGCATTTCTCATCGGTAAGGTCATCTGGATATTACCGGTTTCGCCGTGCCGCAATAGTCCGTTGGGGTTGGGGAACGTAGCCCGGAAGGCAATGTTGCCTGTTTCGTTGTTGAAGTCGGCCTCAATGGTCTGAACTACCCCAGATTGATTGTATAATCGCTGATTGGCCATCAGCAGGTTGACGTTCTTCAGGTTTTCTTCCTGAGCGTGGGTTTTGTAGTTCAGATACTCGGCTTCCGGCACGTTGAAATACACCCACATTTTACTGTTGTCGGAGAGGGTGGTCAGCAAATCACCCTCGTTCACCAGGCTACCCAATCGTACCTGAAAATGGTCCATGATCCCATCGAAAGGTGCCCGCACTTCGGTGAATCCCAGGTGTATCTGGGCGACGGACACTTCCGCTTTTGCCTTGTCTAACTTCGCTCGGGCCAGGGCCAATTCATTTTTAGAGACAATGTTGCTGTCCGCCAGTAATTTCGTGTTCTTGTATTCGACGTCTACGTAGTTAGCTTCGGCCTGGGCTTTCAGTAATTCGGCCTGGTACTGGATCGGCAGAATTTTAAACATGAGCTGCCCTTTTTTGACGTACTGCCCTTCATCCACAAAAATTTTCTGTAGGTAACCCTTTTCCAGTGCCCTCAATTCGATGTGCTGGATCGAGTGAATCTGAGCCACGAAGTCATTGGTGATCGTCGTGTCTTTTCTCAATGGACTGGTGACCAGGTATTTGGTTTCCTCTTCTTTTTCTTCTTCTTTTTTTGCGCAGCTTGCGAGGCACAACAAGGCACACAAGCTCATAAACACAAGCATTCTATTCATAACAATCGTATGTTTTACACGAATCTATTTTGACAATTTTTAAGAGCAGCAGGGATTGGCCACCGCGTTGATTTCCTGGTAGACTCATTTACTTGTCCGGTTCGACACAGGGCTGACCGAACGCTGAAAGACAGGGAGAAGACCAGGCTGAGAAGAATGTTGGGGCGGAGCCTGAGCCGGTGAAAATCGGGTTAGCTCATGAAATACTGTCAATTCATCGAACGAAGCGGATTCCAGTTTCATAGTTGTATTCAGGAAATGGGAATGTAAAGGGATCTCCCAGGCGTAGTCAGCGATCTGCAGGGCTTTTTTAGGCCCCAACTAACTGATGCAAAAGTAGATTTTGAGGGAATGGTCGACATTAACGAATCTTAAAGAAACGATTAGAAGTTTATAAAGAGCGTGCTTTGGCAACAAGGTTCTATTAATTTGGCAGTCGTTAATTTCTGTAATACCTATGCGAATTCTGGTAGTTGAAGATGAGCTTAAGCTGGCTGTATCCCTGAAAAGAGGGTTGGAGGAGTTCGGTTTTCTGGCTTCTGTAGCCCTCGATGGGGCGTCTGCCCGGCGGGCCATTGACTTTGGCGACGTTAATCTGGTCATCCTGGACGTTAATCTACCCGACGTCAGTGGGTTCGCTTTATGCCGGGAAATTCGTACCCGCAATGCGTATTTGCCTGTCATCATGCTGACGGCCCTCGGAACGATCGAAAATAAATTATCGGGCTTCGATGCCGGCGCGGACGACTACCTGATGAAGCCGTTTGAGTTCAGCGAATTGCTCGCCCGAATTCAGGCAATCCGGAAGCGCAGTCAACAGGCGAATAACCCCCTCGACGCGAGCCGGTTGATTTTAGCCGATCTGGTGCTTGATCTCCGCGAAAAATCAGTGAGTCGGGCTGGGCACCCGATCAATGTGACGCCCCGCGAAATCGCCCTGCTCGAATATTTTCTGCGGCATCAGGGGACCGTGTTGACCCGCAATGAAATTGCCGAGAATGTGTGGGACATTCCCATCGATTCGGGAACGAATCTGATCGATGTGTACATCAATTCGCTTCGCAAAAAGATCGATAACGACTTCCCGACAAAACTTATTCACACCCGGAAAGGTATTGGCTATATGATGAAAGCGGAAGCCTGACCCACCGATGAACCTCCGTACCCGACTATCGCTCACGTTTATTGCCGTCGTATCGCCGGTTTTATTGCTCTTCCTGGGTAATTTCTACTCCTATTTTGAGCTGTCGAAGCAGGAGGAGTTCCTGATCAAGCTGAAAAATCGGGCCATCACCATGACGCATCTGCTGGTCGAGAAACGGTCGATCAATGAGTCGTTGCTCCGGCGGATTGACGAGGATACCTATACGTCCTATTCCGACCGGCGCGTTGCCATTTTTGATCAGCGGAACCAGCTGCTCTATGACAGTGGCGAGCTGGATAATCCCGGCAAGATTGGCCCTTCTTTTCCGATAACGACCACATTACTGAATGA
Proteins encoded in this region:
- a CDS encoding response regulator transcription factor; this translates as MRILVVEDELKLAVSLKRGLEEFGFLASVALDGASARRAIDFGDVNLVILDVNLPDVSGFALCREIRTRNAYLPVIMLTALGTIENKLSGFDAGADDYLMKPFEFSELLARIQAIRKRSQQANNPLDASRLILADLVLDLREKSVSRAGHPINVTPREIALLEYFLRHQGTVLTRNEIAENVWDIPIDSGTNLIDVYINSLRKKIDNDFPTKLIHTRKGIGYMMKAEA
- a CDS encoding efflux RND transporter periplasmic adaptor subunit is translated as MNRMLVFMSLCALLCLASCAKKEEEKEEETKYLVTSPLRKDTTITNDFVAQIHSIQHIELRALEKGYLQKIFVDEGQYVKKGQLMFKILPIQYQAELLKAQAEANYVDVEYKNTKLLADSNIVSKNELALARAKLDKAKAEVSVAQIHLGFTEVRAPFDGIMDHFQVRLGSLVNEGDLLTTLSDNSKMWVYFNVPEAEYLNYKTHAQEENLKNVNLLMANQRLYNQSGVVQTIEADFNNETGNIAFRATFPNPNGLLRHGETGNIQMTLPMRNALIIPQKATFEVLEKKYVYVIDKDSKVRSREITIAAEMPHIFVVRSGLNQDDKILLEGLRQVKENEKIQYKFVQPASVIANLSLYAE